ATGCCACGAGGGAATTGCGCACGGGACAGCGCGATGACGCCCTTGAGCACCCGCGTGCAATCGCGTTTCTGCTCATCCGTCGGCGTACCGACCGGCACCATCCGCGTGATGTCGGTGGTACCGCCCAGGTATTGGCCGCCGGAGTCGATCAGCAACAGACCGTCGCCTTCGATCACCGCGTGCTCTTCTTCGGTTGCGTGGTAGTGCGGCATCGCGCCATTGGCGTTGAACGCGGCAATGGTGTTGAAACTCAGCGACACATAACCCGGACGTCGGGTACGCGCGGCCGTCAGGTGTTCGTCGATGGTCAGTTCGGTGATGCGCTCACGACCCAACGCCGAGTCCAGCCAGGTGAAGAACTCGCACAGCGCCGCGCCGTCCTGCTCCATGGCCTGACGAATGTGCCCGGCATCGGCCAGGCTTTTCTGTGATTTGGCCAACGTGGTCGGGTTCAGACCTTCGACCAGTTTCACGCCGCTGTTCAGGTTATCCAGCAAACCGGCCGTCACGCGCGCCGGATCGACTTGCAAGCTCGCGCCGCTCGGCACGGCGCGCAAGGCGTCGGCCACTTCGCTGTAATCGCGCAGGGTCACGCCGTCTTGTTCGAGGACCGCACGCAGCTCGGCATTGACCTTGCTCAGGGCCACGAACAGAGTGGCCTGCTCTTGACTGATCAGCGCGAAGGACACGAATACCGGGTTGAACGACACGTCGCCGCCACGCAGGTTGAACAGCCAGGCGATGTCATCCAGGGTGGCAATGAAGTGCCAGTCAGCACCACGATCTTTCAACACCTCACGCAATTTCGCGAGCTTTTCACCCCGACTGACCGTCGCCTGCGGTGGCAAGTGCTGGTAGATCGGCTCATTCGGCAGCGTCGGGCGGTCGCTCCAGACTTCGCTCAACAGGTCGATGTCAGTGCGCAGACGTGCGCCACGTTCTTCAAGTTTGCCGCCCAGCGTCCGCGCCGACGCCACGGCCATCACCGCGCCATCTACCGCGACGACACCGCCTTCAGGGGTTTGCTCGGCCAACCAGTCCAGCGGGCCAGGCTGGCCCGGCTGCAGCTTGACCAGTTCAATGCCGCTGCCCTTGAGTTCCTTGCTCGCTTGTTCCCAGTAACGGCTGTCGGCCCAGACGCCGGCAAAGTCCGGGGTCACGATCAGTGTGCCGACCGAGCCATGAAAGCCCGACAACCACTGCCGCCCTTGCCAATAGCCCGGCAGGTATTCCGACAAGTGCGGATCGGCCGACGGCACCAGCAGGGCATGAATGCCCTCCCGGCTCATCAGCTCGCGGGTTTGCGCCAAACGTTGGGGCACCGATCCATTGATCGAAGGCTGCGTACTCATCATGTCTCCTGCTAATCACTTCATCATTATTGTTGAGTGCCGATCAGTGCCGACACTTTCAGGCCTTATTGCCAGAATGCCGGAGCACTGGCGCAGGCCGCTTTAATCAGTTGTGCCGCTTGGTCGACATCCTGTTCGGTGGTGAACCGGCCGAGGCTCAAGCGAATCGTGCGACCCGCCGAGCGGGCGTCATGCCCCAGGGCCAGCAGCACATGGGACGGGGCATTGCTGGCGGAGTTACAGGCCGAGGTCGCAGAAAACGCGATCGAGCTGCTCAGCGCCGCAGAATTGAACTCGCCTTCGTTGAAGGTCAGGCTCAGGGTATGAGGAATGCGTTGGGTCGGGCTGCCATTGAGCCGCACGCCGGGGATGCTCAGCAGTTGCTCGAGCAAGCGTTCGCGGAGCCGCACGATCGTGGCTTTTTCCTCGTCGAATGCGGCCGCCGCCAAGGCGAAGGCCACACCCATCGCAGCAATCTGATGAGTCGCCAAGGTGCCGGAACGCAAACCGCCCTCGTGACCGCCACCGTGAATCTGCGCCAGCAAACGCTGGTGCGCGCGCGGGCCGACGTACAGGGCGCCGATGCCTTTAGGGCCGTAGATCTTGTGCGCCGAAAACGACATCAGGTCCACCGGCAAGCGGGCAAGATCGATTGCCACTTTGCCCGCGCCCTGGGCGGCGTCGACATGGAACAGCGCATCACGATCACGCACCACCTGGCCGATGGCTGCAATGTCATTGACGGTGCCCAGTTCATTGTTGACCAGCATCAGCGACACCAGAAAGGTGTCTTCGCGCATCGCCTCGCTGACCGCTTGCGGGGTAATCAGGCCCTCGGCGTCAGGCACCAGATACGTCACGGCAACGCCTGTGTCCTGCAACTGTTTCGCCGTATCGAGGATTGCCTTGTGTTCGATCTGGCTGGTAATGATGTGTCCGCCGGACACCCCGCGGGCCTGGGCCACGCCCTTGAGGGCAAGGTTGTTCGATTCGGTGGCGCCGGAGGTCCAGACGATCTGGTCCGCCTGAGCGCCGACCAGTTCGGCGACCTGACGCCGCGCCTGCTCGACCGTTTGCCGGGCCTGCTGGCCGAAGGCATGGGAGCTGGACGCCGGGTTGCCAAAGTTTCCGTTGAAACCCAGACACTCGACCATGACCTTGATGACCCGCTCATCCACCGGCGTGGTGGCGGCGTAGTCAAAATACAGAGGACGTTTATTCATAGAAGACTCGCAGAGCATGTTCCGGGATCAGGAGGCTCGTCACTGAAACATCAAAGCGCAGCCTCGTGAGCTGCGCTGACCGTTCAGTGCGTTAGAAATACCTGATCGGAGGCCGTTAAAGAAGGACAACTTCATTTAAAAGTGCGTAGGAACGCTCCTGAAGTCGAGCTTAACAGGCATCGGCCAACCGGTTGAAGCGATGTGTCAGCTAAAGCTCTCGAGCAACAACGGATACAGCGAAGCCACCAACAGCAGGGCCATGCCCCAGTTGAACAGGCGCAACCAGCGACGATCCTTCAACACATTGCGCAACAACGTGCCGCATCCGGCCCAGACGCCGACGCTCGGCAGATTGATCAAGGCAAAGACCGCAGCAATCACGATCACATTGGTGAAGTAGCCCTGCATCGGCGTGTAGGTGCTGATGGCACCGATGGCCATGATCCACGCCTTGGGATTGACCCACTGAAACGCCGCCGCTCCGAGATAGCTGATGGGTTTGCTGTCGCCCTTTTCATTCTCGGAGACCGGACCGGAATGGGCGATTTTCCACGCCAGGTACAGCAAGTACGCCGCGCCCACATAACGCAGAACCGTATAGAGCAACGGGTAGGTTTGAAACACGGCACCCAGCCCGAAACCGACCGCGAGGACGAGGACAAAGAAGCCGCAAGTGATGCCCAGCATGTGCGGAATGGTGCGGTGAAAGCCGAAATTCACGCCCGATGCCAGCAACATGGTGTTGTTCGGGCCAGGGGTAATCGAGGTGACGAGGGCAAACAGGGCGAAGCCCAGCAGCAGATCGAGCGAGAGCGTCATGAGCGGCAGTCCAATCAGGGTCAGTCAGGTGTTGACCCTATCGCACGCCTCCGGGGAAACCCATGGACAGTTACGTGAAACTTCGAACGGTACAGTTTGAGATCAGCTTGGACGACCGTGAAGCTGTACAGCACGTTCAGCGTTCATCTCGCCATGTTTGTCGAAACCGACCGGTTTTTGCGGCAGGCCGAGCAATTCGGCTTTTTTCGCATGGTACTCGTCGAAGGACAAACCGCGACGATTCAAGTCCTCCAGCGCCAGTTCCCGAGTTTCTTCAGCGGTATAGGGTCGCAATTCGGGCGAAACATGGCTGGCACATCCGGCAAGAGCGGAGACCGCGAGCAGCAGGAAAGTGGCGATTAGAGGTTTCATGGGTGGCGTCCTGGCATCTGGGTTCGGGGCAATGAACACAGGCTACCCGCCCCCTTCGAAGGGCAGAAATCAACGCTCTCGATAGTGGCTATCGAATTTGGCTAATACCGTTTAACCATTGAACACACGTTGTTGCGCGCAGCGTATCGCCTCAGCCATTACAACCAGGTGCACACCGCTGCCCTGCTGGGCTTGAGCCACAACGTCACGCGCACACGACTGATCAAGATCGGCGAACGGGCGGTGAACAAGCGCCGGCCCACGGAAAACGTGCAAGGCGAGCGCCTGATGCAATTGTCGATTTAACTCACCAGATTGCAGTGCAGCGCGTTGTCATGGCTACGTTCCAGACTGTGCAACACCTGGAACGAGCCGAACGTCACGGTTTTCGCCTGATGCGCGCGAATCAGCTGCCAGAAATCCTGCTCGCCGCTTTCAAAGCTCTGAAACGCGGCTTCCCCCGCCTCGCGAGTTTGCCATTGCAGGTAGTTGAGCACCCGCCGACCGTCGTCGCTGGCCTGGATGCTCGCACTCAAAAACCCGCTGTAGCCTTGGGCCAGGCGCTCGGTCTGCTTTGACAAGGCCGACACCAACGCGGGTTGCTGATGGGGTTCGATCTCGAATTCGATCAACTGGGTGAAGCTGCGATTTTTCTCTGGCGCTTGCATGAAGAGTCCCCACTGGCGTGTAAGCCGGACCTTGCGATCCGAAGGCGTGCAGGGTAAAACCTCGACTTAACTAGAGGTCAAGAGGCATTTTTCAAATGATCACCCCGGAACATCTGCACAAGGAACTCACTGTCGGCCAATTGGCCGCGCGCAGCGGCGTGGCGGTCACGGCCCTGCACTTTTACGAGTCCAAGGGGTTGATCAAAAGCAATCGCAATCAGGGCAACCAGCGGCGTTATCCGCGGGAAGTGCTGCGGCGGGTGGCGTTGATCAAAGTCGCGCAGCGGCTGGGAATTCCGTTGGCGGAGATTGGCGAGGCACTGAAAGCCTTGCCGGATAACCGAGCGCCGACGGCGGCGGACTGGAAGGTGATGTCGGCGCAGTGGAGTCGGGATCTGGATGAGCGGATCAGTCAATTGACCTTGCTGCGGGACAAGCTCAATGGCTGTATCGGCTGCGGGTGTCTGTCGATGGAGGCGTGTCCGTTGCGTAACTTTGGCGATGTGCTGGGGGAACAGGGGCCGGGGGCGCAGCTGTTGGAATCTGGGGCAGATCCGAAATAGCGGCGTGGCCTTCGCGCGCAAGCCTCGCGCCTACAGGATTGCGTGTTACTGGCGAACGACACAAAACCTGTAGGAGCGAGGCTTGCCCGCGAAGACGTCCTCAAGGCAGACCGAAAGCTTAGAAACCCGGCGCAATCTGTCCTTTGCAGCGGGTCAGGATGAACTGCCGAAACTCATCGGAGCTCAACGCCTTGTCCCGTTTCTGCAAACAGTGGCGCTGCTGCTCGTCGGGCACTCAGTGGCGCAAAAAGCGCTGACCTATAGTTATCCGACCGGAAATCGGCGAAGGAACACCTTCAATTCACAACAACAAGGGAGAACCGTCATGAGCGTCAAACCCATTCCAGAGGGTTATCACAGCATCACGCCTTATCTGGGCATTCAAAAAGCGGCCGAAGCCATCGAGTTCTACAAGAAGGCTTTTGGCGCCACGGAAGTCATGCGTCTGTCCATGCCTGATGGCGGGATTGGCCACGCCGAGCTGAGGATTGGCGATTGCCCGATCATGCTCGGTACGCCGTGCGATCAAGGGCCGTTAAGCAATCCCGACACATCGCCGTCCGTGGGGCTGCATTTGTATGTGACCGATGTGGACAAGTCCTATAAACAGGCAATCGCGGCGGGTGGAACGGTGGTGTCCGAGGTCAAGGATCAGTTTTATGGCGACCGTTCAGGGACGTTGAAAGATCCCTATGGGCATTTGTGGTTCCTGGCCACGCGCAAGGAGGATTTGACTCAGGAGCAGATCGAGCAGCGGGCCAAGGAGATGTTTCAGCAGGGTTGAATCATTCAATGTCTGAGCGTGCCTCTTCGCGGGCAAGCCTCGCTCCTACAGGGGGGGTGTGGTTCCGGATATTTGCGAACGAAACAATCCCCCTTAGGAGCGAGGCTTGCCCGCGGAGGCGGCATCCCTGACACCACAGATCCCTCGAACACACTTCATGAACAAGCGCACCACGTTTCACGCCTTGCCCTCACGGCGCAACACTTTCAGGATGCAGACCACTACAACAAGGACTCGCCTCATGTTCGCCGGATTCCTGAAAGACCAGCGCCACGTCAACGGTGTGGACATTGCCTACCGCATCGGCGGCAGCGGACCTGGCCTGCTGTTGCTGCACGGTCACCCGCAGACCCACGTCATCTGGCACAAGGTTGCCGAGCAACTGGCCGAGCACTTCACCGTGATCGCCGCCGACTTGCGCGGTTACGGTGACAGCAGCAAACCACCGGCCAGCGACCACCACACCCACTACTCCAAACGAGAAATGGCCAAGGACAGCGTCGAGCTGATGAAGGCCCTGGGCTTCGAGCAGTTCTCGGTGCTGGCCCATGACCGTGGCGCTCGCGTAGCCCATCGCCTGGCGCTGGATCATCCCGCTGCCGTGCAACGCATGGTGCTGCTGGACATCGCTCCCACCCTGTCGATGTACGCGCAAACCAACGAAGCCTTTGCCCGCGCCTACTGGCACTGGTTCTTTCTGATCCGTCCGGCCCCGCTGCCGGAAACCCTGATCGAAGCCGACCCCGACGCCTATCTGCGCAGCGTGATGGGCAGTCGCAGCGCCGGGCTCAAGCCGTTCACCGCCGATGCCTTCGGCGAATACCTGCGCTGCCTGCAACTGCAGGGCACCGCGCGCGGCATCTGCGAGGACTACCGCGCCAGCGCCAGCATCGATCTGGAACATGACCGCGCCGATATCCAGGCAGGTAAATATCTGCACCTGCCGTTACTGGTGCTATGGGGTGCAGAAGGCACGGTCGGGCGCTGTTTCGAGCCACTCAAGGAATGGCAACACGTGGCGACCGACGTGCGTGGCAAAGCCTTGCCCGCCGGCCATTACATCGCTGAAGAAATCCCCGAACTGCTGCTCGCCGAAGTGCTGGGTTTCCTGCGCTGATCGCTGAGTCCCGCTGCTATGCTGGCGGCTCATGCCGCCAGTGTTCGTTCTGCCATGACCACCAAGAAAGACAACGTGCCCCTACCCGAAGACCTGCGTGTACTCCTCACCGTGATCCGCAAGAGCGGTTTCGCCGCCGCGGCCGATGAGCTGGGCCTGTCGCCCGCCTATGTCAGCAAGCGCATCCAGATTCTCGAAACCACCCTCGGCACCCGCCTGCTCCATCGCACCAGTCGCCGCATCGCCCTGACCGAGGACGGTGAACGGGTCCAGCGCTGGGCGTTGCGCATTCTCGATGACTTCCAGCAACTGCACGACGAACTCTCCGACGCCCACGACAGCCCTCGCGGGCGCCTGCATCTGTGCAGCAGTTTCGGTTTCGGCCGTCATCACGTGGCGCCAGCCGTTTCGTTGCTGGCCGAGCGTTATCCGGAGCTGGAGATTCGCCTCGACCTGTTCGACCGGGTGGTGGACATCGTCAATGAAGGCTTCGATCTTGAGATCCGTGTCGGTGACGACATTCCCGGCCAGCACATCGGTCGGCAGTTGGTGAGCAATCGACGGGTTGTCTGCGCAGCGCCCGGTTACCTGCAACGGCAGGGCATGCCGCAGACCTTAAATGAACTGGAGCAGCATCATTGCCTGGTGATCAAGGAGCGCGACAACGCGTTCGGCATCTGGAACCTGGAACGCAACGGGGTTCAAGAAAGCGTGCGGGTCAGCGGCCCGCTGTCATCCAACAACGGCGAGATTGTCTTGCAGTGGGCACTGGACGGGCGCGGTGTGGTGCTGCGGTCATTGTGGGACGTGAAACCGCTGCTGGATCAGGGGCGGCTGGTGCAGTTGCTGCCCGAATACAGTCAGAGCGCCAACGTCTGGGCGGTGTACCCGACGCGGCTGGCGTACTCGGGGAAGCTGCGGGCGTGTGTGGAGTTTTTGCAGGAGCATTTCAAGGGGTTGTCGGTTTGATTGGTTGTGTCAGGGCGGGCCCTTTCGCGGGCAAGCCTCGCTCCTACAAGGATTGCGCAGAACCTAAAGAAGAGAGGCTTGCCCACGAAGGCGGTTTCAGCTCAGCCAGGGGTTGGCAGCCAGGTGATTACGTTCGAAGGCTTTGATTTGCTCGCTGCGCTGCAGGGTGCTGCCGATGGCGTCGAGGCCCAGCAGCAGTGCGGTTTTGCGCAGGGTGTCGATCTCGAACGAGATGACTTTACCGTCGTGGAGGCGAATTTCCTGTGCCTCGAGATCAACGTTGATGAGCGCGCTATCCGGCTGACTGACCACGTGCCCAAGCCGCTGCGATACGGCCTCATCAAGGGTGATCAGCAACACTCCATTTCGCTGGCAGTTATCATAGAAAATCCCGGCAAAGCTACTGCCGATCAACGCCCGAATCCCCATCTGCCGCAAGCCCCAGACCGCGTGTTCGCGGCTCGACCCACAGCCAAAGTTCGGCCCGACCACCATGAAACGTGCGCCTTGCCACGCCGGTTGGTTCAGCACGAACTCAGGGTTTGGTGAACCGTCGGGCAGAAATCGCAGGTCAAAAAACAAACCGCGATCCAGCCCGGCGCGGTCGATGCCCTTGAGAAACTGCTTGGGCATGATCACGTCGGTGTCGATATTGGCGGCGAGCATCGGCGCCGCCTGGCCGGTGACCTGGGTGAAGGGTTGCAGGCTCATGCGCGGTCTCCAAAGTGACGGATGTCGGTGAGGCGGCCGGTGATCGCCGCGGCGGCGACCATGGCCGGGCTCATCAGGTGCGTGCGCGCGCCCGCGCCCTGACGGCCTTCGAAATTGCGGTTGGTGCTGGAGGCGCAGCGGTCGCCCGGCGCCAGCACGTCGTCGTTCATCGCCAGGCACATCGAGCACCCGGACTGGCGCCACTCGAACCCGGCCTCGATAAAGATCGCCGCCAGGCCTTCGGCCTCCGCCTGATTGCGCACTTCGGTGGACCCCGGCACGATCATCGCTCGCACGTGCCCGGCGACATGTTTGCCACGCACCACGCTGGCGGCGTCGCGCAGGTCTTCGATGCGCGCGTTGGTGCAGGAGCCGATAAAGGCGTGGCTGATGACGATGTCGCTCAGCGGCATCCCGGCTTCGAGGCCCATGTAATTCAGGGCGCGGCGCATGTCCTGACGCAGGATCAGGTCACTGATGTCTTGCGGGTCTGGCACGCACGCGCCGATCGGGGAAGCCTGGTCCGGACTGGTGCCCCACGTCACCATCGGTTCCAGAGCGCTGGCGTCCACCTGGACTTCACGGTCGAAGTGCGCGCCCGCATCGCTGTGCAAGGCGCGCCACTTCTCCACCGCTTGCTCCCACAACACGCCTTTGGGTGCGCGGGGTTTGCCCTTGAGGTAGGCGAAGACTTTCTCGT
This region of Pseudomonas mandelii genomic DNA includes:
- a CDS encoding aminopeptidase P family protein, which translates into the protein MSTQPSINGSVPQRLAQTRELMSREGIHALLVPSADPHLSEYLPGYWQGRQWLSGFHGSVGTLIVTPDFAGVWADSRYWEQASKELKGSGIELVKLQPGQPGPLDWLAEQTPEGGVVAVDGAVMAVASARTLGGKLEERGARLRTDIDLLSEVWSDRPTLPNEPIYQHLPPQATVSRGEKLAKLREVLKDRGADWHFIATLDDIAWLFNLRGGDVSFNPVFVSFALISQEQATLFVALSKVNAELRAVLEQDGVTLRDYSEVADALRAVPSGASLQVDPARVTAGLLDNLNSGVKLVEGLNPTTLAKSQKSLADAGHIRQAMEQDGAALCEFFTWLDSALGRERITELTIDEHLTAARTRRPGYVSLSFNTIAAFNANGAMPHYHATEEEHAVIEGDGLLLIDSGGQYLGGTTDITRMVPVGTPTDEQKRDCTRVLKGVIALSRAQFPRGILSPLLDSIARAPIWAESVDYGHGTGHGVGYFLNVHEGPQVIAYQAAAAPQTAMQPGMITSIEPGTYRPGRWGVRIENLVLNTEAGKSEFGEFLKFETLTLCPIDTRCLEPSLLTDDEKQWFNAYHAEVRQRLSPLLEGAALEWLNTRTAAI
- a CDS encoding cysteine desulfurase family protein is translated as MNKRPLYFDYAATTPVDERVIKVMVECLGFNGNFGNPASSSHAFGQQARQTVEQARRQVAELVGAQADQIVWTSGATESNNLALKGVAQARGVSGGHIITSQIEHKAILDTAKQLQDTGVAVTYLVPDAEGLITPQAVSEAMREDTFLVSLMLVNNELGTVNDIAAIGQVVRDRDALFHVDAAQGAGKVAIDLARLPVDLMSFSAHKIYGPKGIGALYVGPRAHQRLLAQIHGGGHEGGLRSGTLATHQIAAMGVAFALAAAAFDEEKATIVRLRERLLEQLLSIPGVRLNGSPTQRIPHTLSLTFNEGEFNSAALSSSIAFSATSACNSASNAPSHVLLALGHDARSAGRTIRLSLGRFTTEQDVDQAAQLIKAACASAPAFWQ
- a CDS encoding LysE family translocator; amino-acid sequence: MTLSLDLLLGFALFALVTSITPGPNNTMLLASGVNFGFHRTIPHMLGITCGFFVLVLAVGFGLGAVFQTYPLLYTVLRYVGAAYLLYLAWKIAHSGPVSENEKGDSKPISYLGAAAFQWVNPKAWIMAIGAISTYTPMQGYFTNVIVIAAVFALINLPSVGVWAGCGTLLRNVLKDRRWLRLFNWGMALLLVASLYPLLLESFS
- a CDS encoding antibiotic biosynthesis monooxygenase: MQAPEKNRSFTQLIEFEIEPHQQPALVSALSKQTERLAQGYSGFLSASIQASDDGRRVLNYLQWQTREAGEAAFQSFESGEQDFWQLIRAHQAKTVTFGSFQVLHSLERSHDNALHCNLVS
- the soxR gene encoding redox-sensitive transcriptional activator SoxR, whose amino-acid sequence is MITPEHLHKELTVGQLAARSGVAVTALHFYESKGLIKSNRNQGNQRRYPREVLRRVALIKVAQRLGIPLAEIGEALKALPDNRAPTAADWKVMSAQWSRDLDERISQLTLLRDKLNGCIGCGCLSMEACPLRNFGDVLGEQGPGAQLLESGADPK
- a CDS encoding VOC family protein, with protein sequence MSVKPIPEGYHSITPYLGIQKAAEAIEFYKKAFGATEVMRLSMPDGGIGHAELRIGDCPIMLGTPCDQGPLSNPDTSPSVGLHLYVTDVDKSYKQAIAAGGTVVSEVKDQFYGDRSGTLKDPYGHLWFLATRKEDLTQEQIEQRAKEMFQQG
- a CDS encoding alpha/beta fold hydrolase, producing the protein MFAGFLKDQRHVNGVDIAYRIGGSGPGLLLLHGHPQTHVIWHKVAEQLAEHFTVIAADLRGYGDSSKPPASDHHTHYSKREMAKDSVELMKALGFEQFSVLAHDRGARVAHRLALDHPAAVQRMVLLDIAPTLSMYAQTNEAFARAYWHWFFLIRPAPLPETLIEADPDAYLRSVMGSRSAGLKPFTADAFGEYLRCLQLQGTARGICEDYRASASIDLEHDRADIQAGKYLHLPLLVLWGAEGTVGRCFEPLKEWQHVATDVRGKALPAGHYIAEEIPELLLAEVLGFLR
- a CDS encoding LysR substrate-binding domain-containing protein — protein: MLAAHAASVRSAMTTKKDNVPLPEDLRVLLTVIRKSGFAAAADELGLSPAYVSKRIQILETTLGTRLLHRTSRRIALTEDGERVQRWALRILDDFQQLHDELSDAHDSPRGRLHLCSSFGFGRHHVAPAVSLLAERYPELEIRLDLFDRVVDIVNEGFDLEIRVGDDIPGQHIGRQLVSNRRVVCAAPGYLQRQGMPQTLNELEQHHCLVIKERDNAFGIWNLERNGVQESVRVSGPLSSNNGEIVLQWALDGRGVVLRSLWDVKPLLDQGRLVQLLPEYSQSANVWAVYPTRLAYSGKLRACVEFLQEHFKGLSV
- the leuD gene encoding 3-isopropylmalate dehydratase small subunit, with product MSLQPFTQVTGQAAPMLAANIDTDVIMPKQFLKGIDRAGLDRGLFFDLRFLPDGSPNPEFVLNQPAWQGARFMVVGPNFGCGSSREHAVWGLRQMGIRALIGSSFAGIFYDNCQRNGVLLITLDEAVSQRLGHVVSQPDSALINVDLEAQEIRLHDGKVISFEIDTLRKTALLLGLDAIGSTLQRSEQIKAFERNHLAANPWLS